Below is a genomic region from Anas platyrhynchos isolate ZD024472 breed Pekin duck chromosome 4, IASCAAS_PekinDuck_T2T, whole genome shotgun sequence.
CTTTTGGTGACTGCCTCTCCCTTCACAATTACAACATCATTTTCCATCAGAGCAGGCCATACGTGATAGGCCACCAAAGCAGCTGTGAAATCAGAGTCCAAACTACGATGGTACCTGTAGAAACAGAGTATAAGACATGTCTACATGTAAGTGCCTAAAGATAATACGAGTCTTTGAGTTACCAAGGCAGAATATTAGTACAGCTCATAATCTTTCTTGAAAGTATTTGCATATcacaaaaataagttttctttaAGTGAACttacagaaaaaatgcatttgtaagAGTGACTTAACAGaacatattttctatttatacaGTCACCTCAATAAAACCTTCTCCCACTTCAGCTGGCTGATAGGCTATGATATTCTTGCATATCCCCCACAAAAGTCAAGGTCTGAGGACCACTGACTGAATCTCCTGAGCAGCGTTTTGACAGTCAGTCACCCTATCTTCCTGAAATTTCTTGTGAAAACAAGATCCATATAAAGGACATTACAGAAATGCCCAAGATACTAAGATGTAACTTTATGGCCAAGATTATGTGACATGAGAGGCAATATTATTAGCAAGATCTTCagctactgaaaacaaaatattgacTTTTCCAAAAATGATTTGGAAAGGCTGTAGTAATGCAGCAGATATATTACCCCCTTTACCCCCCAAGTCTACAAAATTGGATGAATAATACATATATGGTTTGGTGaattcaaattcaaaacaaTTACCAGATAAttggtgggggttggcctgttctcccatgtgcctggtgacaggacgagggggaatgggctaaagttgcgccaggggagttttaggttagatgttaggaagaatttctttactgaaagggttgtgaggcactggaacgggctgcccagggaggtggtggagtcaccatccctggaagtctttaaaagacatttagatgtagagcttagggatatggtttagtggggactgttagtgttaggttagaggttggactcgatgatctagaggtctcttccaacctagagattctgtgattctgtgataactgAAACAGAAAGTAGCAATGCATATATACATTAGTAATGTACATAGAATAGTAATTCCTAAGAACAATGTCATAAACAGGCATGAAACTCGGCTGGAGGAAGGTATAAGGTAAAATGGGGGTTGGCCAGCCCTTCTATAGAATGGCATCGCACCTGACTAATGCAGCTATTTCAACTTCCACAAGTTTTGCTTCATATAAGTGTAGGACACATATTATATACATGTAGATATATTTATGCCACATATACATCCATACAGACAGTTAGATACACAtatgtgtgtatgcacacacacacacctcccaCAACAGCACATATAAACATGTACACCCATTTTTTTGAAGGCCATACACATCAAGTAGGTGGCAAAAGTATCCTGAGACAATACTCTAGCATTGCTACCTTCTTAATTCAACAAGTTGCTTTGGGTATCAAATAGCTAACTGCCCAATATTTGGACAGGACCATTAACTAGTTAACAACTTTGTACTCTGTTGAAGGGCTACTTTTACCTTCCCTACTTCTCTCATTGGTTTCTCAAGCTCTTTCCTATATGGGATccattctattttaaattattattagaaACCTCCTCATTTCTGTGGCATCTCTTGCTTTCAGGAGCAGTGTTTTTTGGAGCTATCAATCCCATTAGATTTCTTGAAGGCCTGGGAGTACCCTACAGTTCTGTCAGCTAACAAAGCAGCCAGTCCTAACCCCatggtaaaaaagaaaaactatgtTATTGTTTCTTTAAACAAGAATCATGTTTCTAAAAggcattttcctttttgctcaACTTCAAAACAGAAGAGACAGGAGTGTATTAAGATCCGTACGTcatgcagcagccacagcacatGTTGATGATCAGGCACTTACAGCCAGACCTCAGTAGAAATGACTTTTACCAAATGGGCCAAAATGACAGAGCAAAGATGCAAGCACTTTTATAAACAGAGAAGGCAGACAGAGACTAAGCAGGAAAGGAAATATGATAATTTTCCTCTTAAACGATAAATGAAATAAACTCAAAGAGACAAGTTTATCCAGAAAATTGTTCTGCTATTCATTAAACAAGCTATTAACACTGGTCTACATCCTGGCATTTATATACCATTATAAACCTTAAAGACATACCAAATAGAAAGGAGACCAGGAATATTTGCCCCAAATTAATGTTCATCAATCTTAAATCTTCACATTAATTAGGAAAGAAGTAGATTATACAACCTGGTGGATTTTTTTCCGTCtttgtcttttaaagaaaataaagaattctTACTTGGTCTCACTGAAAAGTTCGCCATCTATGCCAAAGGCAATATCAAGAGGAGGGGTGAGGGTCTGCATTGAAAAAGCCACACGGCAGAGCTCTCGAATCAAACTGCTGATCACAATGAAATCGACTTCTGGTGGGAATGAAATCTTTGGGTTCATGTTCATGGAGCGAATTACttcctgaaaataaacacaattgAAATAATCTGAACTCACTAACATTTTTGTTCATGAGGAAGTGCGGAAACCCCTCCTAAATGTGCCTCTCAGCTTTGACACACTTAAAAATCAGTATAAAAGACACCCAGAAATGTTATCTTAGGCTATTCAAGAAAGCATTAGCATCAGAAAGAATGTGCTGTTGTTTTAGAAGTAGTGTGAGCTACATCATTGACATCAATCTTAAGAAGGAGATACAGTTTTTCAGCACAATGTAAAATTTAAGAAACACTAAAATTTACCTTATATTTACTTGATTAATACAGTTACACTGTATCTTGTCAACAAAATTATTCTGACAGAAACAGACATAGTTAGAGGCAAATAAAACAAGTGATAAGGCCGTGCTGCaatattattttggaaaataaattgctaCAAGACAAAATCCATGCAATACACTTCTCTTCCTACTCCAGACTATGGTTAATTTCTAGTTAGCTCCTCTGAAGTTAGCTCCTGAAATAGAATAACACATCCCTTCCCCACCACGCTAACTTACATTGACACTGGCTTGAACATCGTACAGATCCTCGTGGCGAACAATATAATCCAGGACAGTGTCTTCAAGTGACTCAAGCTCTGTGTGACCTAAAGAAAGAGTCTTTCTTACACGTATTTTGAATTGCCTGTAGGCCATCTTCGCTGTTTGGAAAGACTCCTGGAAATGTACAAAACATCTAGTTTAATCCAGGAGATTGTGAGGTTAGATATTTAGCAACAATCTGAAACAATGAGTTTAGACCAATATCATAGCTTTAAGGAGGAAGATAAAACACTGCTGTAGAAGTGAAAGTTAAAAAATAGTCCTCCATTTAGGAGGACTTCTGTTTAAACCAAGTGtgagttatttttctgaagacaggGGTAAGAAGCTTCCCACCTAAGCTATTTCTATAAAGGACTCcctcacatacacacacagaatcaTTGGAATTACATTTGGAGACGTCAAGAACAGAatttaatatttgcattttatgtGCCACAGCCAAACATGTCAGACAGTACCTCTCATCTGTTGGGAATAAACATTGGTTCAGAGGGTGTAAAGTGACTGgaagatgtggaaaaaaaatgcactaagTTAAACATGCTTGGGATCATATACATTAAAAGGGTCACTGCCTCTCTGATACACTGATTTTATAGACAAGAAAATTTGCAAACAAATTTATTCAGGCTGAGTTTGTAGTAAGTGTGAGGGATATAAGTAATTTCAAGGAAcccagcaaaacagaaaaacacatagCTGCAGGTAAGAGGAGAGCATGATATGGAAGtctttccaaaaatattaatttaaaagcagCAGTGCTTTTTAGTGCAGGAACCATCTACTTTTGAAAGCCATTCAGAGTCTTCCTATGTCTTAATCTAATCTAGTCACAGTATTTTACAAAACTCTTCTGTGAAACAAGAAACAATTTTGCCCCTACCACAGCTGCAGTGTATATTATCCTCTGCACCATCTCTTTGTCGGTGATGTATGTCCTCAGAAGGGTCTCTGCATCCAGGCGTTCATTAGCATAGATGTCACCGAAGCGAGCCACCAGGCAGGCGTGACGGGAAGCATTTGTCCGCCTGGCTCGGCCAGGTGAGCAGCTCCTCAGGGGGAGCGGGCTGGGTGACCTGCTGCGTCTTGGGGAAGGAGAGCGGCTCCGCACAAGTCTAGGAGAGGTGTGTAAAGAGAGAGGTGGGTAAGACAAGATAGAGACGTAAAGCTGCAGATTATTAGCTTAGCATGAAGGAACTTGTGTCAGTACATCTTATAGGATACATCTGGAATGATAAAATTCAACTGACTCCAAAACTGTATGTAGCCGTGCACTGTGTTCTGCAGAAACACACTTTTAACTATTAAAACTTGAGAGGTTTGTTTGTCTTCCAGTACCACTGAAGAGCTGTAAAGTCCAAGAAATgagaatataataataatttctgccCCATAAGGGTACAGTATGCACAGAGGACTTATAAACAAAAACTAGCCGCCTGTTCCTGTACAGTTGCTCTGTCTATTTTGTAAAGCTGCTTTCTTTGCTGTAAGCTCAACATTACTgttcaaatttaaaatactgGGCACTAGGATAAATCAGTTGAAGTGTTTACAATCCTTTACAACAAAGTACAGAAGTTTAACTTTTCTTCATGCTTCAATTTAAAATGAGGAGAGAATTCATGCTGCCTAACTTGAACAATTTCTCCAATCCAGTTACTTCTCCGAATAAGGCCCTACCTGCTCTGGAGAACAGACTTTTTGGCATCCAGGATAGAAATCTCATCCCGCAGCATCTGAATCTGCTGCTCATAATCATTCCAAGGATCTAACCTCCTCAGAGAGTCCTCCTCTCGGACACGGGAATCCTTCAGACTTAACCACATGGAATAAAGTTAGTCACAAGATGTCCTTCTACCAATGCAAACCAGCTATCAATTAATCCTTAACaaataagaagagaaaaacaggagaaGTATTGACCAAGCCAGACTCCTTATGCTGAAATACTGTGAAATTAAGTGTTAAAAACTCCAAAGCATACTCATAACTACACTTTAAAGAGTAAAGGTGCACTGTAGCAAGAGGCTGGATACACCAAATTGTGTTACAGGAAAGATCACTAACTTCTGGTGTCCATGCACTAGCCCATATGATCAGGCCTGAGAAAGACTTGTTTGTTTCTCATATTTAACATCGTTGAGAGTCAGAAATGTAGGACAGAAAACTGAGCTGACTTGGTTTTACCTCAGGTCCTCAGGTTCTTTTCCTTGATAGAATATCCAGTCAGAGGATGTCAGTAATTGTGTTCTTCACCAATATCAGAAGCTAATGATTCCTCTCTTGTTCCTCCCcatataaaaaatgtttctcaaacATCTGCAGAGAACCAGCTAAGCAAGTTTATTTTCTATCATTTACTTAATGTTAGGAACAGGTTCCAcaggaaggccacaaagatgatcagagggctggagcacctctcctacaaaaaaaggctgagagagctggggctgttcagcctgaagaaaagaagatttCAGGAAGAGCTCATTGccgcttttcagtacttaaaatgggacttataaaaagatggagagcaacatTTTACTCAACCAGATGATGAAAGAATAACaataaatggttttaaactaaaagagtttAGATTAGATTTAAGAGTTTAGTTTAAACTAGGAGATTTAGAtcagaggttaggaggaaattcttcactcagagggtggtgaggccctggcacaggttgcccagaggagctgtggatgtcccatccctggcagggttcaaggtcaggctggacGAGGCCCTGGGctacctgatctagtgggtggcatccctgcccatggcagggggttggaaccagaggatctttaaggccccttccaccctgagccattctgtgattccacaATTCCATGCAGTCTGCATTAAGACCCATTCATGGAAACTGCGAGGGGCTTTGTTCTcagctgattgctttaatctggAAGACAGTAGTCAGGTTACATCCAAGAATCAAGGAGTTATATGAGCTACTTTTCAACCAACAAATCAAAAAAGGCCATTTTATGGAAATACAAGTTTATGCCCCATGTATCCACTCAAAAAAACTAAAGTCTGAAGCAATGGCTTTCCTGGCAGAGGTTCCACAGATGAAATCTGACAATTAGCATTATTCTAGAAGCAATTATAGATGAAAAAGTGATATTCAACTTCATATAGAAGTTGAGACTATAATGACCTGaaggatttttctttgttcatctttactGGGATTAGCTCATCCCCTTAATTGCCCTAAAATGAAGGAAACTCATAGGCAGTTATACCTTCCTAAAGGGAAAGATCCAAGCCAGGTCTCCTTCATTCTGAAGTGCATTAACATTATTTAACTACAAGGCTTCAAGCATTTTTTATAAACAagtatttcttttcttgaagTGTCAATTATCACAAGAATTCACATGCTGTTGGAAGAATTTCTACTAACTTCATGTTGTTTTCTGATACtataaccaaaaataaaaaaatcgaGGCTACATTTCATGAGCGTGAAGAATTATTACTGCTTCCAGAAGTTCCTATAGATCAAgccacaaaagaaaattaaagattaCTGTATTGAAGTGAAAAGGTAGGTCCCCCACATGCACTATTACTGATCCAGATTAACTCCCCAGATGTGACCAAAACACTTAGAAactcaaaaaacatttttaaaacagagacAGTAACAGTACTAATATCCATGTCTATTTCTGTGCAGAGAGGCAAAAGGATTTGGAAAGCacaatctgaaagaaaaaacctTTTAAAGAACCTTATCTTAAGATGGACAAAAGACATTTCATTCTCTCTAACACATGTGCTGCTTCCAAGAGCATCATAGACAGAAACCTTTGTTTGCAACTTGCTGCATTCAGAACCTGGATCTCTCCTATTAATTTCATCTACAAGACTCAAATACTTGATAGCTGCTCATTTCAAAGTAACCTTTTCTCTAGCCTAGAGAGAAAAGGGTACAAGTTCAGCAAGAAtaagggttcttctcacatttattaatttatgttAATTCTTCCTataatgcaaaggaaaaaaaaaaaaaaaacaagaaaaaaaaaaacatgtccaGAAGCTAGACCTGTTTTTCCTCTGTAGCTTAGGACAgtgtaaaataaacagaattcaCTCAGGTAGATGACAGACTACCACTGCATGCTGACGTCTGTCACAAATACtctaaaattaagatttttcttatgCTGCTCTTAGCTGAataatttcagtcttctgctgcTGTAAGAGTAGTGGCTGATTTGGTCTTTGTCTTCAAGAGCCAACTGGGTTTGTGCCAGGCTGCAAGAAACATTAATAACCTTCATGGTAAGGGCAGAGATTCCACCAGAGAATTTAATGTGACAAATCAACTATGTCAGCAGACCAAGTCTGTATCAATGTAACATACAAAAACCATCACAGTGGGCTTTGTGCAGGCTGTCAGCACACAAGCAGTGTGTAAGGGTCATATTTGACTAAGCaataacagaattattttgctacaactgtttatttttcattaaggCTCTATTCCAGTTGCTCCATCTATTTCAACAATTTATAGCACTCAGAATGACTTCACTGTTCATAAACGGGGTACTGAGAGATTTCTTTCACAGTCAAGAATCAAAATGTCTGCATTTATACACGATGAGGCATAACAAATACTAACATGAAAGCAGGAGATATCTGCAAGATTAGGATACAGAATGAAGTATTCTTTCTATTGAATCTCTTTCCTCAAATCCAGCTTGTGCAGCTTGCAGTCTTGAGAACCTGATATTCTTGGAACCATTTAATAAATACGTTATTTTATATCACTTTTTGTATCACAAAGGCCTGTGAGCATTCATTGTTCTTGTGCTAGCAGAATGCATGAGAACATGTCTGTCACATGGAGCCAcctctgaaatgtccttggaGGTGGCACTAACTGGACCAATTTGTTTCTGAAGCAGATGAATCACTCTGAGACTACAGTGCTCCACCAAGTGTTTCATGCAACTGGATGACAACTGTTCAGTCCTAGTGACTTACATAAAAGCTCATTCTTCCTCCATCTTAGTTTTGatcttattaaatatttacatgcaATTACATACCGTAACTAATTATGGCATGGTCCTTCAATAATGGTTGCACTATACCTACTCAATTGAGTTTTATCAATGTTTGCTCAGCATACAACAGTTTGTCAACTATAATCCAATTGGGACAATCAGTCCTTTTGTCTGGACCACTGTTCTGTTTCCCAACTCTTCTGCCAGAAGCAAAACCTACCGAGTCAATTGATGAAAGCAAGTCTGATTTTATCATCTGTACCCTACTTTGGGCAAACACAGACAACCCAGAGCCTAGACATATTTTGAAGCACCGATTTTAAGcctgaaagaaaacactgtaCAAGTCTCTATCAGTATTTAGAtgtcaagagaaaaaatattgaaaagaaaaaaagaattgcagTTAATTTCCCTACTCTTGTTGCACATGGTCGAGCTCTAGGCGCGTTGAAGTGAGTTCTTCCTGAAGTTCTTGCAGCTGAAAAGTCTGACTGGTGGCCAGTTGTCTCAGCTGCCTCTCTTTCTCAACTGAATcctgaaatgaaacacaaaatggCACTGCTTGACCATTCTACGTTACAGAATCCTTCAACAACGTAGTGTAGCATTATTAGCATACACCTTTCTAAACATTTCTGTAAGGATCATTTCAAAGgtaattgaaaacaaaagcagtaacTCCAAGGTGCACAAAACAAAGACTTAATTGTATTAGGAAAAATATTCACTTTGCTTACACCTCATAATAGAGACCACAGAAGGTCTGCATATGCATATTTACTACCTGTGTACATATCATCTGGACATAGTGTTCTTGCacacataacatttttttcttgataaagTGTTCTGACAGACCATACCATCAACTCAAGTGAAGTTTTGGGGCATTCCTGTACACAGGATAACAGAAAACGTTACTAGAACAAATCAGGCAGCCACTGTACTTCAAGAAGCACATTGCTGTACATGCAGCCATGCCTTTAACACCCTACAGATTTGACTCATACTACCAGATTCAAATAGGCAGCTGTGCAGCAggcttttctttgtattttgaacGTCATGTCCAATGACAAACCCATAACAGGTACGTAGTCATTTAATAACACcataattttacattttgctttttgtcaGACCCCTACTCCTGCAGCACACTAGAATATGCGGGATCCACTAAGGGATATTActtttcatttgtctttatCTTACTTGTGAAAGACTTTGATAGAAGAGGTCTAAAAATGAGAAGTTGGAGAGCATGGTAACATCACTGCCAGATCCCAAGATCTTCAACATTTTCCCCTTGTCTACATCAGCCTAcactcttattttctttcaaagcacacaagcatggagcagcagcagatctgtcTTCTCCTCCAAAGTGCTAGTAATATGACCCTTTTAGTAAATACTAAGTACATACCAACTCCAGATCTCAAGTCAGGCATGTGGTGGTATCATGATGGATATGagcactttctttttcccttctagAGATTATTATAATGCTTGGatactcagaaaatatttttctaaaataataataataataataataggagCTCACAGATGAAAGCATGGGGTTTTATACACACCTGCAGCTTACATCTGGATTTTCACATACTGTTAAGTTTTTACCAACAGAtatatggtggaccaagggaaaccagctgatgtgatttttttggacttcagcaaggcttttgacacggtttcccataggatcctactggacaaaatgtccaccatacagctaaataaaaacatcatacgatgggtgagcaattggctaacgggcagggcccaaagggttatggtgaatggggctgcgtcaggctggcgggcagtcaccagtggggtccctcaaggctccattttatggccggtacttttcaatatttttataaacgatctggatgtaggaatagaaggtattttgagcaagtttgctgatgacaccaaacttggaggagttgtggactctgttgaggctggaaaggccttgcagagggatctggataggttggagagctgggcgatcaccaaccgcatgaagttcaataagaacaagtgccgggtcctgcacctgggacggggaaaccctggctgcacgtacaggctgggcgatgagacgctggagggcagcctagaagagagggatctgggggtcgtggtagacagcaagttgaatatgagccagcagtgtgccctggcagccaggagggccaaccgtgtcctggggtgcatcaagcacggcatcgctagtaggtcgagggaggtgattgtcccgctctactctgcgctggtgcggcctcacctcgagtactgtgtgcagttctgggcaccacagtataaaaaggacatgaaactgttggagagtgtccagaggagggctacgaagatggtgaaaggcctgtaggggaagacgtacaaggaacagctgagggcactgggcctgttcagcctggagaagaggaggctgaggggagacctcatcgcagtctacaacttcctcgtaagggggtgtcgagaggcaggagaccttttctccattaacaccagtgacaggacccgcgggaatggggttaagctgaggcaggggaaatttaggcttgacatcaggaggaagttcttcacagagagagtggttgcacactggaacaggctccccagggaagtggtcactgcaccgagcctgtctgaatttaagaagagattggactgtgcacttagtcacatggtctgaacttttgggtagacctgtgcggtgtcaagagttggacttgatgatccttaagggtcccttccaactcaggatattctatgattctatgaatggtGTAAATGCTACTATAACATCTTTGCAAGTGTAAGCGTAGCCAAATTCTTTGCCTAGAAAAGGAAAGCTGTACAAAAACATTACTTCTCTTACCACGAAGATTCATCCATATTGCCATTCATTATTATGAAACAGCACGAGCTCTGGAGGGCCAGAAGTAACCATAATGACCTCTTTGATTTCCCATTCAAAGGAGATGTAAGATGAGACAGAACAACAACATAGCTGTCACCATGAGCAACCAATAACATATTTCATTAAGCAAAATCAGGGAGGGATGCTATTGTTAACAGAAAGTGATTAGTGCTCTCCTGCAGGCATAAATTTACACCATTCTATtcccttaaaataaatttcctgCATACCTGAATGAAAGAGAGGCCGCTTTCAAAGAGCCCTCCTGAAgcagcacaggaaaaacaagTTCCTAGCCATGGCAGAAGACGAGTTTTTATTGTTTCTACACCTGCATAGTGCCCACCTAAGAAAATACAAGCATTAAGAAATTGTGAGAACACCTACAGAGGaagacagaactgaaaaagATGACACATGAAATGTGTTAGTACAGAAAAGGCACTGATTTACCTTCTCGAGACGTTTCATTGAGGATTGTGAAGAGCTGCCCTTGAATCACAGAGTTCATTTCTATTATTTCACAGCATCGGTTCAGATTCTGATCACAGGTATTAATCTGTAAATTAATGCATATTAATATATCTGCATGGGGTATCCTGCATAGAATGATTCCAGTTATGATCACAGTATTAAAGGgttgttttggggggttttgtttgttgctttttggttttgtttcctatAATTATATCTTCTCATCCTTTTCTTACTGCATCATCTAGAAAACCCATCTTCAAAAGTGTCACGTTGTTAATAGGCACACAGAGAAGACATCAAAACTCCTAACACCCTGTTAATTCACCACTGGGGAAAACGTATTCCTTTCCCCAGTCATAAAGAAGATGCAACCACAAATAAATCTAAAAGAAAGATCATAAAGATGGGTTAAAATCTTTCAACACAGAATTTAGCATAACAAGATAGATTATTAGATGAATAAAACATCAGTCCAAACTATGACTTTGTGTATTAGCTGAAAGAACACAGATAAAGCTGTTATCTTGCTTTATCAACAGCCATGAGGCCTCCACGCaattttgcttgatttttaagAGTTatcaagtgaaataaaaaagaatcgAGAATGGGCAAACCCCAGCATTAAGCCAAGGAAACAACAGAACAGTAAAGTTGCACCACTTTCAGCAAATACAATTCTAAAAGAGAGTGATGGAGTCCAGGAAGCTACTGCACCTgccagggaaaaaacaaaaacaaacacacacacacactttgtaCCCACCACCTTGACCTTTATCCATAGCCTGGGTATCACCTTCAACTTGGATCACTCACCACATGGTTCCATATGCTTTTTAGGAGCTTTGAAAATAGGCACAGTTCTTGCCCATGCCCCAGTCACCCCGCACTGTGATGGCTGTGGCGTGCTTTCCTCTGTCCTCCAGGAGCAGTCTCGCCCTGCTAACATCCACCAGAGCACTACCGCAAATTGCATTTTTCCAGCTCATTACACTGACATGACACCCACAGTGCTCCCATCTGCCAGCTCCTCTCACCACAGCAGACTCAAGCTGCTCCTCTTTGCTTCCCATGACCTCGGGGACTACCCTCACCTACCTTCCTTTACCATGGGGAGCTCAGCTCCTGCTACTATCAGCCACCCCATCCTTTTGCAAGACTAATGCAAGTGCTTCTGTTGTCCCTCCTCCAGTGCCCTGCACTCTGTGGTGTCTTTACCAGCTACCTTCAGACTCCTCCTCAGTCCTGTCCTTTGCCATGCACCCTGCAGAAAGGCTGCCGGGCACTGTAACACCTACATGTGAGGAGCTGACTTGagaaggctgcagctctgctcagtgCCCTCATTCACCGACTGCAGCAGGGCCAGTGCTCTGAGGCATCAGAGACATGGGGATGTAGGAGTGAGGATCCTGTCCCGACTGCTTTTGCTGAGAGAATTTAGGATTTTCAAATCTCAGTTCCCTTTCTCACCTCACCTTCCCCTAAATTtaaactcttttctcctgtttccATTGTGGCACCTCCTCGGTCCCCTGTTCTCTTACCCTGTAACCCTGTTCAGCCTGTCAcgcctgcctgcagctgccttcCTCCCTGTCCCTGAAATCTCAGAGTCAGGGAGTTgtgaaggttggaaaagccctccaagatcacctg
It encodes:
- the SPATA18 gene encoding mitochondria-eating protein isoform X3 — protein: MADSLRRLVSAESCRLLQEKLENWYRDYEINTCDQNLNRCCEIIEMNSVIQGQLFTILNETSREGGHYAGVETIKTRLLPWLGTCFSCAASGGLFESGLSFIQDSVEKERQLRQLATSQTFQLQELQEELTSTRLELDHVQQDLKDSRVREEDSLRRLDPWNDYEQQIQMLRDEISILDAKKSVLQSRLVRSRSPSPRRSRSPSPLPLRSCSPGRARRTNASRHACLVARFGDIYANERLDAETLLRTYITDKEMVQRIIYTAAVESFQTAKMAYRQFKIRVRKTLSLGHTELESLEDTVLDYIVRHEDLYDVQASVNEVIRSMNMNPKISFPPEVDFIVISSLIRELCRVAFSMQTLTPPLDIAFGIDGELFSETKYHRSLDSDFTAALVAYHVWPALMENDVVIVKGEAVTKRGALWSRRSRSRSRSRSRSLSRSRSPSPLRSGSPRH
- the SPATA18 gene encoding mitochondria-eating protein isoform X6 codes for the protein MADSLRRLVSAESCRLLQEKLENWYRDYEINTCDQNLNRCCEIIEMNSVIQGQLFTILNETSREGGHYAGVETIKTRLLPWLGTCFSCAASGGLFESGLSFIQDSVEKERQLRQLATSQTFQLQELQEELTSTRLELDHVQQELVRSRSPSPRRSRSPSPLPLRSCSPGRARRTNASRHACLVARFGDIYANERLDAETLLRTYITDKEMVQRIIYTAAVESFQTAKMAYRQFKIRVRKTLSLGHTELESLEDTVLDYIVRHEDLYDVQASVNEVIRSMNMNPKISFPPEVDFIVISSLIRELCRVAFSMQTLTPPLDIAFGIDGELFSETKYHRSLDSDFTAALVAYHVWPALMENDVVIVKGEAVTKRGALWSRRSRSRSRSRSRSVSPLLSHLSRSRSPSPLRSGSPRH
- the SPATA18 gene encoding mitochondria-eating protein isoform X2; its protein translation is MADSLRRLVSAESCRLLQEKLENWYRDYEINTCDQNLNRCCEIIEMNSVIQGQLFTILNETSREGGHYAGVETIKTRLLPWLGTCFSCAASGGLFESGLSFIQDSVEKERQLRQLATSQTFQLQELQEELTSTRLELDHVQQDLKDSRVREEDSLRRLDPWNDYEQQIQMLRDEISILDAKKSVLQSRLVRSRSPSPRRSRSPSPLPLRSCSPGRARRTNASRHACLVARFGDIYANERLDAETLLRTYITDKEMVQRIIYTAAVESFQTAKMAYRQFKIRVRKTLSLGHTELESLEDTVLDYIVRHEDLYDVQASVNEVIRSMNMNPKISFPPEVDFIVISSLIRELCRVAFSMQTLTPPLDIAFGIDGELFSETKYHRSLDSDFTAALVAYHVWPALMENDVVIVKGEAVTKRGALWSRRSRSRSRSRSRSVSPLLSHLSRSRSPSPLRSGSPRH
- the SPATA18 gene encoding mitochondria-eating protein isoform X4 codes for the protein MADSLRRLVSAESCRLLQEKLENWYRDYEINTCDQNLNRCCEIIEMNSVIQGQLFTILNETSREGGHYAGVETIKTRLLPWLGTCFSCAASGGLFESGLSFIQDSVEKERQLRQLATSQTFQLQELQEELTSTRLELDHVQQDLKDSRVREEDSLRRLDPWNDYEQQIQMLRDEISILDAKKSVLQSRLVRSRSPSPRRSRSPSPLPLRSCSPGRARRTNASRHACLVARFGDIYANERLDAETLLRTYITDKEMVQRIIYTAAVESFQTAKMAYRQFKIRVRKTLSLGHTELESLEDTVLDYIVRHEDLYDVQASVNEVIRSMNMNPKISFPPEVDFIVISSLIRELCRVAFSMQTLTPPLDIAFGIDGELFSETKYHRSLDSDFTAALVAYHVWPALMENDVVIVKGEAVTKRGALLSRSRSPSPLRSGSPRH
- the SPATA18 gene encoding mitochondria-eating protein isoform X5, with protein sequence MNSVIQGQLFTILNETSREGGHYAGVETIKTRLLPWLGTCFSCAASGGLFESGLSFIQDSVEKERQLRQLATSQTFQLQELQEELTSTRLELDHVQQDLKDSRVREEDSLRRLDPWNDYEQQIQMLRDEISILDAKKSVLQSRLVRSRSPSPRRSRSPSPLPLRSCSPGRARRTNASRHACLVARFGDIYANERLDAETLLRTYITDKEMVQRIIYTAAVESFQTAKMAYRQFKIRVRKTLSLGHTELESLEDTVLDYIVRHEDLYDVQASVNEVIRSMNMNPKISFPPEVDFIVISSLIRELCRVAFSMQTLTPPLDIAFGIDGELFSETKYHRSLDSDFTAALVAYHVWPALMENDVVIVKGEAVTKRGALWSRRSRSRSRSRSRSVSPLLSHLSRSRSPSPLRSGSPSTWAY